The Candidatus Effluviviaceae Genus I sp. genome window below encodes:
- a CDS encoding DUF4159 domain-containing protein has translation MRRRVRARSVRAAATTVALALVLVGSAAGPARAAGAGARGFTVAQLKYRGGGDWYANPSSLPNLLAAVRERAGIEVAAKPATVSPTDDELFLHPLIYMTGHGQVSFSDEEAARLREHLKRGGFLWADDNYGMDRSFRAEIARVLPGQPLVELPFDHPIYRSFYEFPDGLPKIHEHDGGPPHGYGIFLDGRLVVFYSFNTDIGDGMEDPEVHGDPPEKREQALRMGVNVVVYALTH, from the coding sequence ATGAGGCGACGGGTGCGCGCCCGCAGTGTGCGCGCCGCCGCGACGACGGTCGCGCTGGCGCTCGTCCTCGTCGGCTCTGCGGCAGGGCCGGCTCGGGCGGCCGGCGCCGGCGCCCGCGGGTTCACCGTCGCGCAGCTCAAGTACCGTGGCGGCGGTGACTGGTACGCGAACCCGAGCAGCCTTCCGAACCTCCTCGCCGCCGTCCGCGAGCGCGCGGGCATCGAGGTCGCCGCGAAGCCCGCGACCGTCTCGCCGACCGACGACGAGCTCTTCCTCCACCCGCTCATCTACATGACCGGGCACGGCCAGGTGTCGTTCAGCGACGAGGAAGCGGCCAGGCTCCGCGAGCACCTCAAGCGCGGCGGCTTCCTCTGGGCGGACGACAACTACGGCATGGACCGGTCGTTCCGGGCGGAGATCGCCCGGGTGTTGCCGGGCCAGCCGCTTGTCGAACTTCCGTTCGACCACCCGATCTACCGTTCGTTCTACGAGTTCCCCGACGGGCTGCCGAAGATCCACGAGCACGACGGCGGCCCCCCGCACGGGTACGGCATCTTCCTGGATGGGCGGCTCGTGGTCTTCTACAGCTTCAACACGGACATCGGGGACGGCATGGAGGACCCGGAGGTGCACGGCGATCCTCCGGAGAAGCGTGAGCAGGCCCTTCGGATGGGCGTGAACGTCGTGGTGTACGCGCTCACGCACTGA